Proteins encoded in a region of the Pseudomonadota bacterium genome:
- a CDS encoding DNA translocase FtsK 4TM domain-containing protein, whose product MQVTHPTSANVGTDIGVRREVAALLLGAAAVLLTLALWSYDLHGGDDWVGPAGAALAGWLLDAFGLTACVLPLELGLGAAACLSRQQPRWSALARMASLPPIALVASAMLHMLLRDEAVFGGHLPGGTLGELLGEVLVATLGPAGSKIVSATILLATLVLRTRWSLIGAAASVRRGVQWAALWLRAGAQRLWLAWQQAKELEARLDEPELETLDAIHARHDRDAQVAAQQDLPAADEPGAQPDENEQVAEALPPPRKARPSSDAGKRATTPASSAKRPQRSQGPVIVAPREQSLSAAAAAAAVPAGNGCLLLPPPSLLAPPEQRAGIDVDEATLRANAERLVEKLAAYGVRGRVDEIHPGPVVTMYEFEPASGTKVSKIAGLADDLAMALAAQKVRIVAPIPGKSRVGFELPNRKRQNVWLREILEDARWLRMRGALPLAFGKDISGQPVFGDLTKMPHLLVAGATGSGKSVGLNVMLLSLLLKKRPDEVRLLMIDPKVVELNVFQDIPHMLLPVVTDMKKASLALKWAVDEMERRYQLFADAGARSILTYNERVEKVERGELDPSRLTGRRAADDDGEPETPEKLPHIVVVVDEFADLMMVAAKDVEAAIARLAQKARAAGIHVILATQRPSVDVITGMIKANFPSRVGYKVSQREDSKTILGRQGAEHLLGMGDMLMLLPGCSDLKRVHSAYVSEEEVSRVCDFLREQGRPIYNDDILRPRDDDEDADYPSAGSDDPLYDRGVRLVAEAGYCSISHLQRNLGVGYNKAAKLVERMEKEGVVGPASSKAGGRREVLIEAH is encoded by the coding sequence GTGCAGGTTACACATCCTACATCCGCGAACGTCGGAACGGACATCGGCGTACGCCGCGAGGTGGCGGCGTTGCTGCTCGGCGCAGCCGCCGTCTTGTTGACGCTCGCGCTCTGGTCGTACGATCTACACGGCGGCGATGACTGGGTCGGCCCGGCGGGGGCTGCATTGGCGGGTTGGCTGCTCGATGCGTTTGGTCTGACCGCCTGCGTGCTGCCGCTTGAGCTCGGCCTCGGCGCGGCCGCTTGCTTGTCGCGGCAGCAGCCTCGCTGGTCCGCTCTCGCGCGCATGGCTTCACTCCCACCGATCGCCCTGGTGGCATCGGCGATGCTGCACATGCTGCTTCGGGACGAGGCGGTCTTCGGCGGCCATCTGCCTGGGGGGACCCTCGGAGAGCTCCTGGGCGAAGTGCTGGTCGCGACGCTGGGGCCCGCCGGCTCGAAGATCGTGAGCGCCACCATCTTGCTTGCCACGCTCGTGCTACGGACACGCTGGTCGCTGATCGGCGCTGCGGCAAGCGTGCGGCGCGGGGTGCAGTGGGCAGCGTTGTGGCTGCGCGCAGGCGCGCAACGGTTGTGGCTGGCATGGCAGCAGGCCAAGGAGCTCGAAGCTCGGCTTGACGAGCCAGAGCTTGAAACGCTGGATGCGATCCACGCTCGCCACGATCGGGATGCGCAAGTCGCAGCACAGCAGGACCTGCCCGCGGCCGACGAGCCCGGCGCGCAACCCGACGAGAACGAGCAGGTAGCCGAGGCCCTGCCCCCGCCTCGCAAGGCGCGTCCCAGCTCGGATGCAGGCAAGCGGGCCACCACACCGGCGTCGAGCGCCAAGCGACCGCAGCGTAGCCAGGGGCCGGTGATCGTAGCGCCGCGCGAACAGAGCTTGAGCGCGGCGGCAGCTGCCGCCGCGGTCCCGGCAGGCAACGGCTGCTTGCTTCTGCCGCCGCCATCGCTCCTGGCCCCGCCCGAGCAGCGCGCGGGGATCGATGTGGACGAAGCCACGCTGCGGGCCAACGCCGAGCGCCTGGTAGAGAAACTGGCCGCCTACGGAGTCCGTGGTCGTGTCGACGAAATCCACCCGGGACCGGTAGTCACGATGTACGAGTTCGAACCGGCCAGCGGCACCAAGGTCTCCAAGATCGCCGGTCTGGCGGACGATCTGGCCATGGCCCTCGCGGCCCAGAAGGTGCGGATCGTGGCGCCCATTCCAGGCAAATCGCGTGTCGGTTTCGAGCTGCCGAACCGCAAGCGCCAAAACGTATGGCTACGGGAGATTCTCGAAGACGCGCGCTGGCTGCGGATGCGCGGGGCGCTCCCGCTGGCTTTCGGCAAAGACATCTCCGGGCAGCCGGTGTTCGGTGACCTCACGAAGATGCCGCACTTGCTGGTCGCCGGCGCGACCGGATCCGGCAAGAGCGTGGGACTCAACGTGATGCTCCTGTCCCTTCTGCTCAAGAAACGGCCGGACGAAGTCCGCCTGCTCATGATCGATCCCAAGGTGGTCGAGCTCAACGTGTTCCAGGATATCCCTCATATGCTGTTGCCCGTCGTCACCGACATGAAAAAGGCCTCGCTGGCTCTCAAGTGGGCCGTAGACGAGATGGAGCGCCGCTACCAACTCTTCGCGGACGCCGGCGCTCGCAGCATCCTCACCTACAACGAACGGGTGGAAAAGGTCGAACGCGGTGAGCTCGATCCCTCCAGGCTGACCGGCAGGCGTGCTGCGGACGACGACGGGGAGCCCGAGACTCCCGAGAAGCTGCCCCACATCGTCGTGGTCGTGGACGAGTTTGCGGATCTGATGATGGTTGCAGCGAAGGACGTAGAAGCGGCGATTGCACGCCTCGCGCAAAAAGCGCGGGCAGCAGGGATTCACGTGATCCTTGCCACCCAGCGCCCCAGCGTGGACGTCATCACGGGCATGATCAAAGCGAACTTCCCGTCGCGTGTCGGCTACAAGGTCTCCCAACGCGAGGACTCCAAGACCATTCTCGGGCGTCAGGGAGCGGAACACTTGCTCGGCATGGGAGACATGCTGATGCTGCTGCCCGGCTGCAGCGATCTCAAGCGGGTCCACAGCGCGTACGTCAGCGAGGAGGAAGTCTCACGCGTCTGCGACTTCCTGCGCGAGCAGGGCAGGCCGATCTACAACGACGACATCCTCAGGCCACGCGACGACGACGAGGACGCGGATTACCCGAGCGCAGGCAGCGACGATCCCCTGTACGACCGGGGGGTGCGCCTGGTTGCGGAAGCGGGCTATTGCTCCATCAGCCACCTGCAGCGCAACCTCGGAGTCGGCTACAACAAGGCCGCCAAGCTGGTAGAGCGCATGGAAAAGGAAGGCGTGGTCGGCCCGGCAAGCAGCAAAGCAGGCGGTCGCCGCGAGGTGCTGATCGAGGCGCATTGA
- a CDS encoding MBL fold metallo-hydrolase has product MKLWSIEGNRQRLDGGAMFGNCPKAVWQRWCAPDADNRIELACRALLVQEDGGRHVLLETGIGAFFEPKLRARFGVCEERHVLLERLAAIGLGPAEIDVVVLSHLHFDHAGGLLSAWQQGRSPTLVFPRARFVVGLQAWRRQQHPHPRDRASFIAELGPLLEHSGRLDLVDGTSSKTLGPSYSLSFSDGHTPGLMLTRIAGAPPGPMTFVGDLIPGVPWLHLPITMGYDRFPERLIDEKQALLQRVVRQGEWLFFTHDPSAAACRPALDARGRYIAAESRSELGPLGSVRE; this is encoded by the coding sequence ATGAAACTGTGGTCCATCGAAGGCAACCGTCAGCGGTTGGACGGTGGTGCCATGTTTGGCAACTGCCCCAAGGCCGTCTGGCAGCGCTGGTGCGCGCCGGACGCTGACAACCGCATCGAGCTTGCGTGCCGAGCGCTGCTGGTACAGGAAGATGGGGGGCGCCACGTGCTGCTCGAAACGGGCATTGGCGCGTTTTTCGAGCCCAAGCTACGAGCGCGTTTTGGGGTGTGCGAAGAGCGCCACGTGCTGCTCGAGCGGCTCGCCGCGATCGGTTTGGGGCCCGCGGAGATCGACGTCGTGGTGCTGTCTCATCTGCATTTCGACCATGCCGGCGGCCTGTTGAGCGCCTGGCAGCAGGGCCGCTCCCCCACGCTGGTATTCCCGAGGGCGCGTTTTGTGGTGGGGCTGCAGGCCTGGCGGCGCCAACAGCATCCGCACCCGCGCGACCGAGCCTCTTTCATCGCAGAGCTCGGGCCCTTGCTCGAGCACAGCGGCCGCCTGGATCTGGTGGACGGGACGAGCAGCAAGACCCTGGGGCCGAGCTACTCGCTGAGCTTTTCGGACGGACACACACCGGGCCTGATGCTCACGCGCATCGCGGGCGCGCCGCCGGGGCCCATGACCTTTGTCGGCGATCTGATTCCGGGTGTACCTTGGCTGCACTTGCCGATCACCATGGGCTACGATCGGTTTCCGGAACGTCTAATCGACGAGAAGCAAGCGCTGCTGCAACGGGTCGTGCGCCAGGGCGAGTGGCTGTTCTTTACGCACGACCCGAGCGCCGCGGCCTGCCGGCCCGCTCTGGACGCTCGGGGCCGCTACATCGCGGCCGAAAGCCGCAGCGAGCTCGGGCCCTTAGGGTCCGTCCGAGAATAA